In the Castor canadensis chromosome 1, mCasCan1.hap1v2, whole genome shotgun sequence genome, CTGTTGACATCTGCACAGCTCCGATTTCTGAACCAGACCATGGCAGTCCgtcaaattgtggaagattgcgCCAGCTacacagtcatgaaaccaggacaaagggaggggcaccatacaggtactcgggaacgggggagggctccaggaagaagttgggaagtggattttactgaggtaagaCCAGGAAaatttgggtacaaatatttgctggtattcatagataccttttcgggctgggtggaggcttttcctacaaagaaggaaacGAGTCAGGTGGTGGCAAAGGCCTTGCTAGAGGAAATTATACCCAggtatggggtgcccgaggcaattgggtcagataacggtccggctttcgttagtaaagtcctgcaagggctagcccaggctatgggggccaattggaagctacattgtgaatataacccccagagctcagggcaggtagaaaggatgaataggacactaaaggagactttagccaaattggccctggagactggtggagattgggtgacactccttcccttaaCCATCTTCCGGGTCcagaactccccttatgtccatgggctaactccctttgaaatcctgtatggggctccaccccccatcattcaaaggaccttaagcccgagactagatgatctggccccaaattatctgattatgctacaggctctagctaaagTACAATgacaaatatggcccctaattcaagcgtaccatactgctgagaggaccccgaacacggaacatggcatagtcccgggtgatatggtatgggttaaaaggcatcagtccaaaaccctagagcctagatggaaaggaccttatgttgtactgtttactacccctaccgccctcaaggttgacggcattggaccttggatccattactcccacATGCAtcaagccaatcatcaaaaacaagaaggggctaaagagtggactgtacggcggcacccagacaacccattaaagctaaagctcttgcggccccaaaaacatgcagagtcttcaggagccgtCACGAATGAAttggatgatcttcctgatcctgctCATTGCCCAGAGCAGGAGTTTTGCTGAAACCAATcctcaccagccttataaacaaacctggatactcaccgatggggagacgcataccaccctcaacgagactacccacactgccccattgggaacttggtggccagaactacaattctgcttcagagacatcaatccggCCTACAGGTTCACCTCCCCGGATGACGCTCGACGCTATGGGTTTTATGCTTGCCCGGGCCACAaaaagagcaaagactgtggggggatacaatactctttctgtaagtcatgggcatgcgtcacatctaacgatggtgaatggaaatggggagtaTCAAAACAAGACCTGCTCACATTTGCCTTTGTACATAGGGCACCACCATCCGGGGGATGGGGAAGCTGGATGGGGGGGGGCCTAAGCCTTCCGATTCACACCCACAGTTGCTGGCCtacagatctagatagaatcaaggtcactttcactgagaCTGGCAAGGAGGACACCCCTGgatggatacaaggtaaggtgtggggacttgtgttttataaatatggtggacatgctggctcgaccatagtagtcagattaaagattgagcccatagggccaccgtccacagcagtaggccctaataaggtacttaggccaccctatgtaaagccacctccccaaccttccacaactcaccaccttccctcaaccatagctcgggctaatgttacaactccaagaccatcaggaaccagccctcccctggtgagacccagtctcacgaccagatctaaagaccccctctgggacctaaTGGATGCtgcattcctgacgttaaaccacaccaaccctaacatgactaactcctgttggttatgttatgatgtgaggcccccattctatgaggcaatagggctaaatgtcacctacaatgTCTCGACAAGTGACTACCCCACtcagtgttcctggggagaccgtaagaaaGGTCTGACCGTACAACAGGTAAGCAGCCAAgaaacctgcttaggaaaagtgagAAATAGACGAGACTTATGTACTGTTGTTCACACCAGTCCTACCTGGGAAAATAcaattaaatgggtaattccaagggacaatgggtggtggctatgcttgcggtccggactcaccccatgcctatcaactaaggtgtttaacagctctaaagaattctgtgttatagtggttgtgctgccccgcatcctctattaTTCGgaggagagtctatattcatactggaatacaggaacaggtaagagaaagaagagagagcctatttctacattaaccattgctaccctacttagcctaggggtggctggggcagggaccggcatagcctccctggctactcaacataaagggatatcttcgctgcgtgcagccatagacaaagatatagagagaatagaaacctccattagccacctagaaaaatcccttacttctctgtctgaggtagtacttcaaaaccaacgaggtctggacttgttgttcctccaaaaggggggactatgtgttgctctagggaaaaaatgttgtttttacgccgaccataccggagttgttcgtgactccatgtctaaactccaaAAGAGCCTAGAACAAAAAAAACGAAAtaaagaggccggggaaagctggtttgagtcttggtttaaccagtccccatggttagctaccctcctatccacactggcagggccaatagtaatcctcctattacttgttaccataggaccctggattctaaaccgacttacaacttttgtcaaaagtcgaattaatactatccaacttctggtcctccgccaacaatatcaggctcttcatccccttgaaaatgattcctcaatttaggccaaagaaaaggggggaatgaaaggaataggatgtCTCAGCAgaccccaacccccttgttggagagaCCAGTACCAAacgccccgtgtagataagataagcagagcagcagggctcggctcgggcatatagaatgtgaggaatgtgagcaggctGCGAAAGATGACaggatgtacgtgcaagatgtgctctgcctgcttgctcaatgttgataacgaaaatatgcgtgcaactgctgaccttttactctataggctaagaagtacaCGTAcccttaaatggataggctgaaaATGTATatggtgttacaaaatcattggctatgtgctgcgcgggcttttgctgtaacggcaggtagtggtctatataagatctcccctaaagaggctcagggtcgtgttttcctaaccggtcctgcgtgtccgtgtgggagctcgaccctggctagccagcccaataaactctgctttgttgattgcattcacgcgtggctTTCTGTCTCTCGGGGATCCTAACAAAATTAAATGggtaacttttaaatatttgttctttcctACAGAAGGACTCTGTTTTAATATCATGTACACTTTGTTTCAGGGACAAAATGTGAAGACTAATGAAACAGAGTGAATGCTAAAAATGAAGATTCCCCAAGATCTTTTATACTGTAGTCCTATATTGTTGCAGGAGTTTGCGAGCTGAGATATGAgactctgaggcaattagcaggaagcaacgttttattgtgccagcacagactcagcagactcatgtccaaaagctgagccccgagaacaaaggggtctcaccttatatacccttgtaagcaggttacagaagcaaaaagcagggtctaatccatatattgtcgtatttaattttattggctacttatCCTAGTGCTGTGTGACTtgcccctccctggtgctacgtgaccttcctcgtGTTCAGATTTCttaggttttctctctctgctatgccatccctacctccctgccactttctcaggactcaggcctcgtctgttttcttctgatcctcctctctgctgcagtacaggcaaaaaagaaaatatatttcatttcagtATCAGGTCACTTTTGTGAAGATGACATCACTTATTTCATAAATTACCTCTTAAAGTCTTGCTAGTATGGATATTAAGGTATTTAATAGTATTACTCTTTCAATTctattacattttccttttttaaaggtaGTTCTAAGATGCATGAAATTACAGTCCATCTTCCATTTGTAAAAATATTCTACAATATCAGTCTTACACACTTTATGAATGTGTGAAGTGCAGAGTTGAGACTATCATGTTTAGAGGACATCATTGCTTAGTTAACAATGTgtttttctcttactttcttcAGCTAGCCCCTTCCCCAACTCTAAGATGTGTACCATTGACATAAAGGAAGCTATTACTTTGGTGCttcataatattaatttattcaacagAAAAGGCTGCAGATGATGAAATGACATGAGCACAATGACTCATTATAGTATTGCTTGCATTTGCAACAGAAGGAAACACCAAAATATCCATCAACAGGTAATCATGATACATGCACACAATGATATAGTTTCATCTATATAAAAGAATAAGAGAATGGACCCATGTGGAACATTCTCCAAGATacacttttaaatgaaaacagcatggtacataCCTGAAAAGGGTGCTCTACCTTTCatgcaagaaacagaaaaattaatatatattttattggcATAAAGAAATACTGGGAggagctggaggcttggctcaagtggtattgtgcttagcaagtgagaatccctgaattcaaccccagtactatccaagaaatgaaaagaaaagaaactctggGCGGAGTCAGGTACtgatggctcacacatgtaatcttagctacttgggagcctgagatcagcaggattgcgTTTTGACACCAGCCTagtcaaatagtttgagaccccatttccatcAGAGCAAAacggtctggaggtgtggctcaaatggtgaagTGCCtggttttcaagtgtgaagccctgaggtcaaacttcGGTCCCACCCtccaccggaaaaaaaaaaaaaaaaccaccagaaatgctgggctgggctgagggtgtagctcagtactAGTGTTCTTACCTATCatgtaagaggccctgagtttgatcgcTAGCTCCTGGGGGGGAAATACTGAAGAGATAATCTAAGAGATTTCCCTAACAGGGTGGACAAAGACAGTGATGGGAGGATGACTTCTTAATTACGTATATTTCTATTTTAACCACATTAATGCAATATATAGATAAATACTTAAATTAAGTCAAAAATTAATTTACACACAAAGGTGAAAAGGTgaattttgttgcttttctttttttttaaagacaattttttttttttttttttggtgggacagggatGTGAACTCAGGATAAGTACAAGCATGCTAggcactaccacttaagccatacgcCTAGTCCAAAAGGTGAAtttttgggctggggatgtagtttagtAGTGGAGTGCTTGCCAAGTatacacaagaccctgggtttgatctccagtccCCCCACctcattacaaaaaaaggaaaagatgaatgTTTTCCTTTCTCAATTCTTCTCTGACTTGTTATCCTTCAAGGACCAGATCACATAGTGCTTCCTCTATATTGTCCCAAATCACTCATAACATTAGTGCATCAATTCCCAGAGCTGAGCACTATCTCCCTCAGGAGGacctcaaaatatatttaatttttaattggaaGTTCAATCCTTACAAAGTAAAAGTTACTGTCCCTTGCACTACAACtactactaccaccaccacaaaaaaacaacaaaagcatgaTGATTGCCAAGCCTTTGTGAATTCTAGAGGCTATTTCTCTACTCTAGCACATGCAATGAGTAACTTGTTGTgaggttaatcttgattgtcaacttgattggattgagaagtacctaggagattagtaaagcatacctgAGTGTGTCCGTGAGGATATTTCcaaagaggattaactaagggacCAAGACCCACACTGAATGTGCTGAATGTGGACAGCACCATCCTATAGGCTGGGTGCTGGGATGGAATAAAAGTGTGTGGGGTGGGAAgaaagcctctctctctctctctctctctctctctctctctctctctctctctctctctctctctccttcctggctgccaaAAGAACTACTCTATTCCACCACGTCCTCCCTACCATTATGGattgaaacctttgaaactgtgagccaaaataatgtTACTCCTTTTAAGTGTTTTCCTAGGATTTTAGTCACAGCATGGAGAAAGTCAGACAGATTCTACTCGATTGTGTGACCTTTCTCTAGACGTCTCTTTCTCCCAGGAAGAGGTATTGCGTTCACTTTTGTAATCTGAATCTGTGCTACTTTTAAACTTTGAATTTTTGCTTTCAGTCTTTGGTTCACCAGTACCATGTTTCTCTGGACGTCCTTGTAGCCTTGGACTAGCCTCTGTGTTCCTTGGTTCACCATTACCACAGCTGTTGCTCGAGTCTTTTCGCGTTCTGTCCACTCCTCTGCTATACTGGCTGTGTCTAATAGCCTTCCTCCCTCTTCTATTATCCTCATTTGAGTTACCTTCACCAACCTGATGAGAACGAGACCAAACTCCATTGGTGCAATGTTTCTCAACAGGTGTAGACAAATGCGAAGTGTTCTGTGTTTCAGAATgtggttttccttctttttccaggTTTGGCGGTAAAGTGTGATGATATACATCTTTAGAAACATCATGTTTAACTCTGTGATCAGTCTTTGAACAATCATCCAAATGGGGAGATCTGGAGGTGAGATCTTTTGTTCTAATTGCATCCGATGTCCTTGCGACTTTATGATTATTTAGAAAATGTGGAAACTCAGACAATCTatcaagaaatagaaattaacaacaaaaagtgAAGTTATTACAGCTGAATGCCAtatttcatgcttataatcccagcacttggtaggccAGGGTGGGAGGATCACGAGTATGGaggtgtatatatatgtacacataccaTCTCAAAATAGGGAACTTTGGCATAAAGATTGTTTAGACCTAGGGCCtgtaagaaaaattatcttttctatcaaagtatttgtgaTACTCTTAGATTAAAAATTCCTCAGTGTGCCattttaggtgacttgcatgtttaaagggtccttgcttcttcttctggattcctgtacaactccattgcccacca is a window encoding:
- the LOC141421484 gene encoding CASP8-associated protein 2-like translates to MGRDFLRKGRKLEEVWAGPEESSLTKRKSEFSEDVVILVLYSRDSTGCQVRSSPRAGTLAQLSEFPHFLNNHKVARTSDAIRTKDLTSRSPHLDDCSKTDHRVKHDVSKDVYHHTLPPNLEKEGKPHSETQNTSHLSTPVEKHCTNGVWSRSHQVGEGNSNEDNRRGRKAIRHSQYSRGVDRTRKDSSNSCGNGEPRNTEASPRLQGRPEKHGTGEPKTESKNSKFKSSTDSDYKSERNTSSWEKETSRERSHNRVESV